From a region of the Acinetobacter larvae genome:
- a CDS encoding isovaleryl-CoA dehydrogenase, with protein sequence MNLHSINFGLDETLLALRDSVAAFCAKEIAPIAQQVDQDNFFPAHLWKKMGDMGLHGMTISENYGGTNLGYLAHIIVMQEISRASAAIGLSYGAHSNLCINQINRNGSEQQKQKYLPKLVSGDAVGALAMSEPNAGSDVVSMTLRAEQKGDCFILNGSKMWITNGGDADVLVVYAKTNPQAGAKGITAFIIEKGMPGFSHGSHLDKLGMRGSNTYPLFFDNVEVPMENVMGGVGNGVKVLMSGLDYERAVLSGGPLGIMDACLDMTIPYLHHREQFGQPLGEFQLMQGKLADMYSTWLACKALVYAVGAACDRVDHDRSLRKDAASAILYAAEKATWMAGETIQSLGGNGYINEYPAGRLWRDAKLYEIGAGTSEIRRMLIGRELFHENK encoded by the coding sequence ATGAACCTACACAGTATCAATTTTGGTCTAGATGAAACACTGCTTGCACTACGAGATTCAGTTGCTGCATTTTGTGCCAAAGAAATTGCCCCCATTGCCCAGCAGGTTGATCAAGACAATTTTTTCCCTGCCCATCTATGGAAAAAGATGGGCGATATGGGCTTACACGGCATGACCATTTCAGAAAACTATGGCGGAACCAATTTGGGTTACTTGGCGCATATTATTGTGATGCAAGAGATCTCTCGTGCCTCTGCCGCCATTGGTTTGTCTTATGGCGCGCATTCTAACCTATGTATTAACCAAATTAATCGTAATGGCAGCGAACAACAAAAACAAAAATATCTGCCCAAATTGGTTTCAGGTGACGCTGTTGGTGCGTTGGCGATGTCTGAACCCAATGCGGGCTCGGATGTGGTCAGTATGACGTTACGGGCGGAACAAAAAGGTGATTGCTTCATACTCAATGGCTCCAAGATGTGGATTACCAATGGCGGTGATGCTGATGTATTGGTGGTTTATGCCAAAACAAATCCACAAGCAGGTGCCAAAGGCATAACGGCTTTTATTATTGAAAAAGGTATGCCGGGCTTTAGTCATGGTAGCCATTTAGACAAATTGGGCATGCGTGGCTCCAATACCTACCCGCTGTTCTTTGACAATGTTGAAGTGCCAATGGAAAACGTCATGGGTGGTGTTGGCAATGGTGTCAAAGTCTTGATGAGCGGTTTGGACTATGAACGTGCTGTACTCAGTGGCGGACCACTCGGCATTATGGATGCCTGTTTAGATATGACCATCCCCTATTTACATCACCGTGAACAATTTGGACAGCCATTGGGTGAGTTCCAATTGATGCAAGGCAAATTGGCAGATATGTACTCGACATGGCTGGCATGTAAAGCACTGGTCTATGCAGTGGGTGCTGCCTGTGACCGAGTCGATCATGATCGTAGCCTGCGTAAAGATGCTGCCAGTGCCATTTTATATGCTGCCGAAAAAGCCACTTGGATGGCTGGTGAAACCATTCAAAGTCTTGGCGGCAATGGCTATATCAATGAGTACCCTGCAGGTCGTTTATGGCGTGATGCCAAACTCTATGAAATTGGTGCTGGTACTTCAGAAATTCGTCGCATGCTGATTGGACGTGAACTTTTTCATGAAAATAAATAA